The nucleotide window TAAAATAATGATTTGAAAAATGTGAACTATACTCTCATCGATTGACTCAGGAGTGTCAAATATAGCAACGACACATAAAAGTTCAGAACCTTAGTGAAATGTGTTcaccaaggttttttttttttttaaacaatggtAGCCTACAACGAAAGTGACTTTCTGTGCACCTGTGATCATTTCATCTGTGCTCCAAAAAGCGGGAACAAGgcagaaaaatatattttggagagctacatttacataaagtgtATTTATTATATAATAGCCTAAATAACATCTCACAACATGATTATGGTGCCAGCTCTCATCAGTAAAGCAACAAGTGCCTTACAAACCCTAGCTCGATCATCCCAAGAGGTTAGTTTTCCATTCGTGAATAACTATTTTGAAACACATTTATAACCACGACTTGTAAgtattttaaaaagcattttaCCACCAAGATTGCATCCAAACAGCCACAAATTACAATGTGCATTAGCCTATATTCAAAATGAGAGCACACTCTAAATAGCCTatataggctaggctatatACGCAGGGATATGTAGGTCTAACCATTTCTGATATATATATCTTATAAATTATGCTTAGTTTATAACTTCGATTAATGTGTTAAACAAAAGGAAAACAGACACAGGGTTTACTTGATGCTGACGTTTAAGGGGTTAATCGGAAATGTGCCGTTTGTCTCTGACAGATTCATTCGGAGGGATTATCAGTTTTTGTTTCAGTTTTTATGTGGAAGTGACGATGTTCTGGATTGAGGGAGTAGAGCCAAAACTATAAAGTCTACGGCAGAGATCAAAGCATGTCTCCCCGGATCAGATCTAGACAGAAACCCTGTTTATCCAAATTCTCACATTTTGACGCGAAGTAATAATCACGGCGAGAGCATTCTCAGCCTAAAACTCGAGCATAAGCCTCAGCTTTGGCGTGAATGGTGAGGGGATTGGAAAGCGCTGCTAAAGGATTTTAGAGTAAATATGAAGTGACAAGAGACTGCTCTTATTGTGGTACGTCAGCCGACTGGCGCCAAGCGGTTCTTTAACAAACTGAACCGAAGTTGATCAAGGGGCCCAAGAATGGATTTCTTAAAGGCACACACAACAGCGCTCAGACCAAGCCGGTCTTCTTGGGGGTCGCGCAGCAGTCTTTAGTGTGCTATGTAGCTTGCTGTATGTGGTTTGACCAACAATCTGTCCATGCGAGTCAGGACGCTGATGTGCCCTTGCACATGACTCCTGACTCCTCCTGACTATGCAATAAATAGTTTACCAAGACGCAAGAAATATGACTAACCGTTTATAGATGTTATTCTTCTGAAGCTcaaactaataataataataacatgtttGCAAAAAAATATGAATAGTAGCCTATGTAGTCTGTATTCCTTGAAGACTTTGAACCAACACACTAGGCTAAAGGGCAAATACATCGTTTTGAATGCATCTAAGTAAGCACTCACCACATTTACTGTCCCTTTTTGTCTGGCAATTCATTCATCGTTTTCTTCCTCGACGCAGAAAGTGCGCTTTTCGAATGACCCGGGGCTTTCTTTAAAGAGGCAATGTCCGGTTTATTAGCGTCTGTCTCTCCCGTGAAGTTGTTCATGACGGCAGCGAGTCGCGGAAATGTAATATTCTGAAATGTAATGACTTAATTCCGATATCTACCCTTCAGGAGAAGGGAAATATAGAATTCCTTACCTTAGCAACAGCATAAAGGCAAGTCAACCGAGTGAAGATGTATCTACAATTAAGGCAGAATATaggctatatacacacaccgACAAGTCTAGACTACAATTTTTCAACAATAGGCTGGATAAAGAATCGAAATGGCATAGCCTATGGGAGGATTGActaacacaaaacaaaacaattttcaCAATCAAGCAGCgaatctgaaaaaaaaaaatgaaaaaaaggttttagctAGGCTGTAGCCCAGGCTCaatgaaaatataaaatacaCGGTAGCCTACATATAACATTTATCCACATAATTACAGCAAATGTAAAGCTATAAACGTCAAATGCCACTCGGGTACTCTTTCGGGAATGTAAGTTGCTGCGGACAAGGTAAGAGTACCTCATCGGGATTATAAAGCGCAAGCCGACCGAGGTGATGTCTCCACCGGCAAGAATTGAGGGCTGACCCGGTGTTTGgcttggggatgggggtgggattTCCCGATCTTTCCTGTCATTGGTTAATATTTTATTCTGTTGACATGTTTTCTTACTGCTAATGCTTCCGACACCTTCTTGTCCACCCCCTTCTCCTCGAGTCTGCCTTGAGCTGTCAAAACCACGCCTATAGAGGCCCACAATTGGTCCAGAAAGCGTAAAatcagcaatcaaaggggcttGGTTCATTAGTGTTGGGATCGAGGCAGGAAGGACATGTGAGATAGTCACAGTTCTACAGTGAACGGGGCAACATCTCACCATTTCAACTCCGCGTCCGCGTGGAATGATTGCTTTAGCTTTTCGAGAGAGACATCTTATTTTTCAGAGAGCGAccggtggagagacagggaagccGATTCCGCTCTCATAGCTTCGTTATAGCCTTTTCACTTTAACTGATAATATTGCAGGACTCTGTGGAAGTATCAGCAACGGGGAGTTTACGCAGTAGTTTAAGACTACCATTCCGGTTTTTACTTAAATACACCGTGATTGCCTTCACAATTCAGAATTACttctgtaggctatttattgcAAAATACATTTATCTGGAGACGGACCTACAGATTTCTTGCTGGGGTTTTGTACCACTGTATATTATTTCACTATTATTTTTGGATGCACCGATGAGAGATCCAGTTTTTACAGGGACTGCCATGGCTTATCACCCTTTCCACGCTCACCGGCCGACCGACTTCCCTATGTCAGCTTTCCTAGCGGCCGCGCAGCCTTCCTTCTTCCCGACGCTCACTTTGCCTCCAGGGGCACTGACAAAGCCGATGTCGGACCACGCTCTTGCTGGAGCCGCGGAAGCAGGGCTCCATCCGGCTTTGAGCCACCACCATCAGGCGGCTCACCTCCGCAGTCTTAAGAGCCTAGAACCCGATGAAGAGGTAGATGACGACCCAAAAGTCACACTGGAAGCCAAGGATCTATGGGATCAGTTTCACAAAATAGGAACAGAGATGGTTATAACCAAGTCTGGAAGGTAAGAGTATGACCCAAATATGTGACATATTAGCCTACGTACATGTACATATTACGTACCCAAGTATTCCTGGTAAAAGCTTCACATTTTGTTTCACAAAATATCTAACAGATGAGTGGTTGACAAAAGAAACGTAATTCAGTTCAGGGCCTAAACCCAACTCAACGCATGTTTTTGTGACCTCGTTTACCAATGAAAATCGAGTTTATTAATCatctaaatagtgttaaaacaAAGAATATTGTTTTAAAAGGCTACTATATTTGTTTTGGCTATATGCAACGGTAAAAAAAGTAGCTTGTAGTCTGTTATCGGTTTGTTAAACAATAGCTTATTGATTCTCCGTAAAATAGGCTATCAATTGCACCTTTTAAGAAATGGTCGATCATCAAAAGTGTAGGCAATTGGTAAGTGGTGCATAACATAGCCTACTTGCAAACGTGTATTTAAACAAAatatgctaaataaataaataaataaaataatctgtCATGACAGTTGAGCTTCTGGATTTGTAAACAGACTGTCACTTGAAAAAGTGGATTGGGATTCTGATCAAGTGGGGCTATAGTGGCATGACATTTAGCTGAAATCAGACGTATCCTAATAACATTCACATTGAAATAGGTAAATCAAGCACACCATACATTTAATATAGAACTGGCATACTTTGTTTGGCGTATTGCTAACCATTTGCTGAAAATGTAATTAATGTAGGCTATTAAATGTTGTCTATCTTCTGgcaatgtaggctacatggaATTTACAAAAACATGATTTATATTTTGTCATCAATGTTTTGTGTAGGCTAGGTGTATTGAAACACATTGTTTATGAACCCTCTGAGCTAATTCCACGCTGACATATTTCTCTTTCAGGAGAATGTTCCCCCCTTTTAAAGTGCGAATCAATGGTCTTGATAAAAAAGCGAAGTATATTCTCTTGATGGACATAGTCGCTGCCGATGACTGCCGCTACAAGTTCCACAACTCGCGCTGGATGGTAGCTGGAAAAGCCGACCCTGAGATGCCCAAGCGAATGTACATTCACCCGGATAGTCCAGCAACGGGAGAACAGTGGATGGCCAAGCCTGTTGCTTTTCATAAACTGAAGCTGACAAATAATATATCGGACAAGCATGGATTTGTGAGTACTCGACTTTATACGTCCATTTAAGCAGGAATCCATTTTGCTCAATTCATGTGTAACCTAATTAAGATATTAGCTATGTAATATGCAATATGAGTTAATATTAGATGCTAGATTATGTTAATGTAATGTTAATGATTTATGCTTTATGATTTGGTAGCCTACTATTTTCACTTAATATGGTTAACTGGATATTTACCAAAGATTCTGACAATGTGACACTTCCATTTTTATTGCAACTGCTTACTGAGGCCTATATATGTTTTCAAATACTCATGTAGAATATTATTAGTCTGACGGGTCATGAAGTGCGACATATTCTTGCCATTCCAGACATATACTGTTTATATATTGCATGCATTACGTAGTCTCCATGTAGTCGCTATTCAAACATTATTCGAGACGATCAGGAGTCATGAATGCATGGTTGGATACAGCATCAGAAATCGGGTCAAGGAGACGGCAGGCATGGAGTTCGCATGGATAAGCGAGCCTCCGTACAGAGCACATTTTGACGTCTGGGTTGATATCTTTATTTCAACTTATCTTGACTGAGTGTGTAACAAAAACAATGTGTGCATGCACTCGGTGGTCTCTGCACGTTTCGCCGCCGTATCGCCAACCTGATATGCTGTATTTTCAGACTGTGAAAATAGGCTAGTCCGTGAAGGGAAATGATTAATGCTAAGAAAGTAAATACGTAGAAGCCATCATTACAGTGCGTCTTCAACTCTTGTGCGCAAACAAATCTAACCATATGCCAGATGAAGCATATGCAATAGGCTATTGCTGACATTATTTTGAAATATTCAGCCTAGGCCTGATTTGTCGAGAATGACAATGTCCAGTCTTATAATCCACATAGGGCACAATGACTAAGTAAACTACATTAGAGTCGACAAAAAACATTCTGTAATTAAACAGATAAACCTATAGTCTAGGCTACAATAAAACCACCAAATCTACATATCaagcaaaacatattggccTAACTCCTCAATGCATTTAACAACAGGTGTGATGAAAGGCCCAAACTTAAAATGCATTGTGGTTGAACAGTAAAGAAATCTGTAGGCCTAGTGAAGTCCGTTGCATtgaaatttgtatttgttttcctCAGACGATTTTGAACTCCATGCACAAATACCAACCAAGATTCCACATCGTGAGAGCCAACGACATCCTGAAACTCCCTTACAGCACTTTCAGGACATATGTATTTCCTGAGACTGACTTCGTTGCAGTCACAGCTTATCAAAACGACAAGGTAAGCACGCATATAGTAACAGTTAACGTTTGAGTCCCAACTAAACCAAACATTACTTTGCacaatatatttgtatttctcCCTACAAGGGGTTAACATTAGGAGCCATTTTGTtctgtttgttgtgttttgatTTGTTCCAGTATGCTTACATAATTTGTAAGATTAATTGAGAAACATTTACTTTTAGTACGTCTAGTCCTATAGATATGCTCATGAGCAGTCATCAGGTCAAGTAGGCAAAGTCAAATCGGTGTTTGATTTAGATGACACTTGATCTGTCTTTATTGTGGTCTTCCCATTCTTAAAATGTTACTTGCCTTTGTCAAAATGTTCAAGCTTGTACTTTGACACAACTTATGTGCAGACTATCAAAATCCATTAGGTTGTCTCTAGCACCAACATGTCAATTGTAGAGCCATACTTTACCAATAGTGTAGGCTACTCAAAACAAATATATGATCATTGATTAAAAGTGTGATTCTGGGGTTTCCTTAATCGTGACAGTAATATATTTGATGGTAATATTATAATACTGGACTGATTTTCTCGTTAAGCCACTTGGTGATTGTGTTCAGTGTGCATTGGTGGTCTTGTTGCTATCGTAAAATTTATGGCAAAGAGTCACAATCGATTAGAAGGCACTTAAGCCCGTCAGTTTGTCCGCGAGCTACACAGTATCTGAGGCCGTGCAATCAAAGCTTGACAGATGGTAAACGCAAGGCAAGAAACCTGTGGGCTCCGTGATTGGTCAATTCACGAATTCCTCAAGAGTTCCATACAAGGTGAAGAGAGGAAAACATGGGCCTCTCGAGTTGATCCAATTCGGTAAGCAAAATTCGGGTATAGGCGATGTAGGGCCTACACTGCTGCAACAGTGTAACTGGTTGCCTGCTATACTGCCTGCCTACTGTTTTAGCAGTAGTGATCCAAACCACATTATTAATTATTGATAAAACAGTCATCTGTTGAAGTTATCCACTTTCCCTTTCTGGCTGAAAGATAGGCCGTCTATGGACAAATATTAATCGCCGATTTTTTATGGGGCTCCTGAGAATAATGTCTCGCCATCAAGCCTATCAATAATGTAAAATATACCGTGTCTTCATTTACAACGAGTAGGCTATGTTCGGGTTAGGGTTGTTTAACGGACCGCATTGGTGAGAGAGATTTTCAGAATAAATTAAGTCACATGATCCATAGGCCAAGATTGCCAACCTATGACATGTGTCAATTGGCTACTTTCTTCATCATATATTCATTTTTAACATATCTTTTTAATTTGATTTAATaattttgttgtatttctttctcccccctcccctctctctccagataaCACAGCTGAAGATAGACAACAATCCTTTTGCCAAAGGATTCAGAGATACCGgaaatggaaggagagagaaaaggtatAGTACATATACACTACAATATTTCCAGAATTACACAATAGTTTCAATTTTGTCATTTAATTTAGTCTCAACATCACTGAGGAAATTATGACATATATGATGGAGAATGCCAAACGACTTTAGCCATGGCTTGCACATGATCTCCTGAATTTGATTATTGAAGATTTTCTTCATACTTTAACTAAAAACCCCAACTCAATTATAGGAAGCAGTTGACCCTTCCATCACTTCGCATGTATGACGATCAATGCAAAGCGGACCGAGATGGGGGTGATTCGGACGCCTCTTCGAGTGAGCCAACAGCCGGCAGAGACACTGTCCACTCACCCTCAGGACCTGTGTCGAGCCCACTAAGATTAAGTCGAACCAGTCGAGGTAAGAAACAGGAATTTATACTCAAATAGGTGGGACCTATGTAGGCCAGAAATTGGACTGTAAGCAATGTGTAGCCTTGTATTTTTAAAATAGTGAAGGGCAAATTAAGCACACTCAAGTAGCCTAATATAAACTGTATTGGTAATGGTATGTATTTCTCCTCCATAATATTTCATACGTTTTGGTTTTCGACCGAAAAAACATTTCAGATtaataagaacattttaaatgaacctGCAGGCTAACTGGAATTAGGTCTCCAACCTCTGATGGCTAATGGCAAACATaggcagaaagaaaaaaatcctAAAGTTTGTACTAAGTTTATGAATGAGAACACTCCAGGTAGGACACAACTATTTTAGCTGGAAAATAATTCCCATAGACATTTCAAAATAGTGTTTGCAAATTTAATTTTGTATTCATAATTTGACACATGACTCTTTGCCACAACTTTtgctaaaaataaaacatgacaTGTGTTGACATGTGGGAAGGAAATGGTCCAACAGGGCATGTTAACACTAAATCATGATACAAAATTGTTATACTTAAATGGCGCGTTTGAGAATAGCCTTTTCATTAAAATATTATACCCTCTGCCGTTTCAAATGCTTTTTTCCCATCAGCCAATGAAGACAATAGGCCAGAAATCCTTATGTTATTTCTAATATTCATAACTAGGTGAGATTTGCCACTTCTCAATCTTTGATATATTGTCTATTGACTTACTTTCTATTGTGTTTATATTATTATGTAATCAGATGAAAAAACGGGCACTGACAGTGAGCAAGAACTTGACCCTGAGCGGTGTACTGGATCGAACAGCCCGGGACCAGAGCCGCCATCCCCATTCAACTCGAGATGCGAGGACCGAATTAGGGATAGGCCTAATCATGAAAAGAAGGACGAATATTCGGACGCCAGGAAGCACAATGACTCTATATTCAGCATAAGgaaccttgagaaagacaaAACGGAGAGCAGGCACAGGAAAGACGCCACTGATTTGTCCAAAAAGGACTCGGATATCGGTGGGATAAGCGCGAGCAAGGAAGGGTTCTCCCCACTGATGGTCCAAACGGAGAGCCCTTCACACTTCACCGCGAGCCATTTACAAAGCCTCGCTCTGTCTGGCTTGCACAGTCAGCAGTTTTTTAACCCTTTAAACACCGGATCACCACTGTTGTTTCACCCCGGACAGTTTGCCATGGGCCCGGGAGCCTTTTCTGCCATGGGCATGGGGCATCTTTTGGCCTCGGTATCGGGAACAAGTGGTTTGGAAAATGGCAACCTCTCCGCCGGTGCAGGGGGTACCCCGAACCCATTTCCTTTCCATCTATCTCAGCATATGCTGGCCTCTCAGGTAAGAGACGATTAGATTATTTTCTGAATTAATGTGGCGTAGACCCTACCCTAAAAGGGTACTGTTATACTTAAACATACAACAGCCTGATCTTACTGTAGAATAGCCTATATGGGATTTAGGTGCGTAATTCACAAAATAAGTGCGTCTGTCAGAATCAAATGTCTGCATGTTTGAAAGGTTTCGCAAGCTTTTCAGACGGTGTACTAACTACAATCTTTCCTCTGATTTTAGGGCATTCCAATGCCGACTTTCGGTGGCCTGTTTCCTTATCCATACACCTACATGGCGGCCGCAGCAGCCGCGGCATCTGCCCTTCCCGCCACTAGCACCGCTAGCTCACTCTCAAGGAATCCTTTCCTGAGCAACTCGCGTCCTCGTCTCCGATTCAACCCGTACCAGATCCCCGTGTCCATTCCTCAGAGTACTAACCTACTCGCCACTGGCTTGCCAGGTGGCCTAAACCCAGGCTCCGAGTCATCGAAATCCGGCAGCAGGGAAACAAGTCCCGCGCCTGAACACCATAACCACAAAGCAGGCTCGAGTGTGAGGAACAGCTCCCCCAAAGCAGCCCTGAAGGACTCCATCAACGAACTCCAGAACATACAGAGACTAGTAAGCGGCttggagagccagagagagagatctcctTCAAGAGAATCTACGAAGTAATTTGAGTTGGAATTATAATTCCACCAGACTTTGCTTGAAATATCACTTTTCGTTTTGTAGGTCCAGGACATTACACCAAATGGCTTTTTTTCCTCTTTAGTTTTGCTTCCAGCCTTAGGAGAGAGTAGTCCTCACTTCTAGGTCAAATGTTTTGGGGTAGCCCACCCTTAGTTTAACAGACAGacaactgtcacaattcaataATACAAGAAGCCAAAATGCATTTGAGTTTCAAGCGTAATGGCTAAAACTTGGACAAACGAAGGAAAATACCAACAGCATATGCCTACTAACGGTAACACAGCATGTTCGTATTAAAACGCCAGTTACAAAATCGTGGCAATGTCTTAGGACTTGAGAAAGACATCTTTATTAGTGTAATCAACAGACATAGGctactttgttttgtttttatttttaaagagCACTGCATTACTATTGACAATTGGTGTGAGTTTGGCCCATATAGACAGCTGAAGGTGATCGGCCTACGTGTAGAGAGGAAAACAAGCTACATCCAAAAATACATACTAGGCTATATATATTTCAAAAGGGAGGGGAAATGAACGTTCCGTTTAATGAATTGTTAAGAACTTGTCATTTCTGCCAGACAACTGTTTCCGAATTATTTATGTAATTAAAAGAAAATTCTGTAAATAAGCTATAAGGATCCAAGAATATGCAATTGGTATTAATTTATTCAGCTGTACATTGGCGTGTATATAATATTTAGAGTTTAACTCATTGCTTTTTTCCTTTTACATCAACTTATACTGTAATGAAAGCTATTTAGCGCTTGTTGGTTTGAAACAGTGAATGTTTCTATCTGTGATACATTGCCCTACCTGTGACACGTGAAAGAAACATGTGTGCCATGTTTAGTTGCTGCAAACACTAATAATAGCCTAATAGAAAGCGCTCCTAATTGTCCATTTACCTGACTGTATAATCTGCAAAAGACACAGACATAAGAAAACCTCAGGTATTCACTCCAACATCGGGGAAGATAACATTTCTCCTCAAATGGACACAACGCATATCGACCTTGCtataaaaataatatttaaaaTTGAAAGGTAGGCTATCTCGTTTATGCTGGTTGTCCGGGTAACTTTTTTGTTGAATTCTTTCACAGTTTCAATAAAAATCGATGTGTTtattatgtgaatattattatGATTCCTCGTGTTCTTTGCTCTAGGTTGACCTTGCAATTTGCCTCACTGCTCAACTGTTACAGCCAACTGAAGCTTGCATATTACTAGTATGCTATGTATTTCAGAATGTTTCCCACTTGTgcagtaggctataggctaatctctctctaactcttcggtcacaaacacacacacacacacacagaaattcgACCTAAGTACTTCAGCTCATCAGCCTTGTGCGCCCTCTGTCGGTAAATAATTAAGGTAAAAACATAGTTTTCCATTTGTTCAACAGTCCAATTGCCTGTCCACAatgagtttacatttacatttg belongs to Hypomesus transpacificus isolate Combined female chromosome 15, fHypTra1, whole genome shotgun sequence and includes:
- the tbx2b gene encoding T-box transcription factor TBX2b: MRDPVFTGTAMAYHPFHAHRPTDFPMSAFLAAAQPSFFPTLTLPPGALTKPMSDHALAGAAEAGLHPALSHHHQAAHLRSLKSLEPDEEVDDDPKVTLEAKDLWDQFHKIGTEMVITKSGRRMFPPFKVRINGLDKKAKYILLMDIVAADDCRYKFHNSRWMVAGKADPEMPKRMYIHPDSPATGEQWMAKPVAFHKLKLTNNISDKHGFTILNSMHKYQPRFHIVRANDILKLPYSTFRTYVFPETDFVAVTAYQNDKITQLKIDNNPFAKGFRDTGNGRREKRKQLTLPSLRMYDDQCKADRDGGDSDASSSEPTAGRDTVHSPSGPVSSPLRLSRTSRDEKTGTDSEQELDPERCTGSNSPGPEPPSPFNSRCEDRIRDRPNHEKKDEYSDARKHNDSIFSIRNLEKDKTESRHRKDATDLSKKDSDIGGISASKEGFSPLMVQTESPSHFTASHLQSLALSGLHSQQFFNPLNTGSPLLFHPGQFAMGPGAFSAMGMGHLLASVSGTSGLENGNLSAGAGGTPNPFPFHLSQHMLASQGIPMPTFGGLFPYPYTYMAAAAAAASALPATSTASSLSRNPFLSNSRPRLRFNPYQIPVSIPQSTNLLATGLPGGLNPGSESSKSGSRETSPAPEHHNHKAGSSVRNSSPKAALKDSINELQNIQRLVSGLESQRERSPSRESTK